DNA from Acidobacteriota bacterium:
CTGATCGTCTTGCAGCGCCGCCGCGGCCGAAGCTGGGCGCGCGCCCGCGCCACCGCCGCCTTCTGGCCGCTGCCTCTGGGAGTGTTTCTCGCCATCGGCGGTGCAATTGCCCTCGCCTGGACTCCGGTCGTTTGGCGGGCGCTGTACTAACACGCCGCGCTTCTGGGATTGGCGTACCCGGATCCCTTGCTCACAAAGCACCCCCCGCGCGCCGCCATCCCGCTGGCCGATCCCTGATCGCTGATGGCTGATGGCCGACGACTGACAACTGATGACTGACAACTGACGACTGCTGCCTAAGAGCAGCTAAAATCGAGAGCATGGCCAAGGCCGGTTTCGACGCCCTGAAGTTGTCGCGTGAGGTGTTGGGGCACCTGCCCAGCGGAGTAGTCTTTTTCGACGGCACAGGCCGCGTCGTCGAAGCCAATCCTGCCGCGCGCGCGGCCCTGGGGTTTTCGCGGCCGGGCGGACTGACCGCGGCGCAACTGTTCCGCGACGCCGAACTCTGTGAAAGTGATGGCACGCGCCTCGGCCCAGCCACCGCGAGACTGCTGGACACCTACCGTTCCTTGCGCATCCTGCAGCGCAAGGTCATGCTGTACACCACCAGCGATGGCCAGGGCCGGCGGCTGGGCGTTACCTGGTTCCCGCTTCGGGGCCGCAATGGCCGGCCGCGGCCGCCCGCCGGCTTGATCTGCCTGCTTACCGATCTGACCGCCATTCACGCCCTCGAAGAAGAACTGCACCGGCGCCAAAGCCTGAGCGCGTTGGGCGAAATGGCCGCCGGCATCGCCCATGAATTTCGCAACGGCCTGGCCATCATTTCCGGCTACGGCCAGATGCTGCAGCACGCCGCCGCAGAGCCAGCGCGCGGCCAGGCCACGAAAATACTCGAACAGGCGGCCGGGCTGAACAATATCGCCACCGAATTCCTCTCCTTCGCCCGGCCCATGCCAGTCCAACTCGAGGCCATGGCCCTGGGGCCGGTCCTGCGGCAGTGCGTCGAGGCCGTCGAGGTTCAAAAGTTCACCAACGTCGCCGTCAGCGCCGAGGGGCGCTTCCCGCAGGTGCGCGGGGATGGCATCCTACTCGCCTCCGCCTTTCTCAACCTGCTGCGCAACGCCTGCGAAGCAGCCGGAGCTGGCAAGGGACGCGGTCAGGTCCGGGTGTGCGCCCCGGGGCGCGCCGGCACGCTGGAGCGCATTCAGATCATTGACAGTGGTCCGGGGGTGCCGGCAGACATCGCCGACAGGATTTTTGTCCCTTTTTTCACCACCAAACCTAGCGGTACCGGCCTCGGTCTGGCCATGGTCCATAAAATCGTTACCGCCCACCGCGGGGTGGTGCTGCTCGCCGATGGAACCCGGGGCCATACCGTCTTTGAAGTTCGATTGCCTTCCTGCCGATAAGCGCTTTTATGGACTCTATTCTGGTTGTAGAGGATAAACATGAACTACGCGCGATGCTGCGTGCTGCGCTCACTTCGGAGGGCTACCGGGTGGAAGAGGCCGCCGATGGGCACGCCGCGCTCACCGCCCTCCGGCACACTCAATATGACGCCGTGCTCACGGACTTGAAGCTGCCCGGCAACAACGGCATTGAGATCCTCCACGCGGCGCGCGAAGTCTCGCCCGCGACGCCAGTGCTGCTGATGACCGCTTACGGCTCAATTGAGGAAGCCGTGCAGGCAATGAAGGATGGCGCCTATGACTTCATCCAGAAGCCGCTCGACCTGGAACAGTTGGCGCTCAGGCTGCGGCGCGCCATTGGCGAGCAGAAACTGCAGCGGCAGAACGTATTGCTCCGGCAGGAGCTGGCCGAACGCTACGGCCTGCCCAAGATCATCGGCGACCACGACAGCATGAAGCAGGCGGCGGCGGCGCTGCAGCGCATTGCCACCACGGCAACCACCGTGTTGCTGCTGGGCGAGAGCGGCACGGGCAAGGAATTGTTCGCCCGCGCCGTGCACCAGCTCAGCGCCCGGGCCGCCGAGCCCTTCGTGGCCATCAACTGCGCGGCCATTCCGGAAACGCTAGTGGAAACGGAACTGTTCGGCCACGAGAAAGGCGCTTTCACCGGCGCCAATGCGCGCAAGCTGGGCAAATTCGAGCTGGCGCACCGGGGAACGATCTTTCTCGACGAAATTGGCGAAATTCCCCTGGCCGTGCAGGCTAAGATTCTCCGCGTCCTCGAGGAGCGGGAATTCGAGCGCGTGGGCGGGGTGCAAACCGTGCAGGTTGACGTCCGCATCGTGGCCGCGACCAATCGGGACCTGGAAGAAGCAGCGCACCAAAAGCAGTTCCGCGAGGATTTGTACTTCCGGCTTTCGGCCTTTCCCATCCGCATCCCACCGCTGCGCGAGCGCGGCAACGACATTATCGCGCTGGCCGAGGCATTTCTGGCGCAGTACAGCCGCGAGTTCAAAAAATCGCGCCTGCGCCTCAGCACCGCCGTGCGCAAACTGCTGCTCGCCTACCGCTGGCCGGGCAACGTGCGCGAGCTGCAAAACGCCATCGAGCGCGCCGTCATCCTGGCGGAAGGCACGGAACTGCGTGCCGCTGATCTGCAGTTGCGCGACGTGCGCAAGGCGCCCCAGCAGGCGGCCGCAGACCTGCACCTGCCCGACGATTTCGACTGGCAAGGCCCCCTGCCCGAAGTCCTGAAGCGCGCCGGTTTGATCCTGGAGCGGCGCCTGCTGCGCGAAGCCCTCGAACAAACCGGCTGGAACAAGCAGGCCGCTGCCCAGCGCCTGGGCATCACCT
Protein-coding regions in this window:
- a CDS encoding PAS domain-containing protein, producing MAKAGFDALKLSREVLGHLPSGVVFFDGTGRVVEANPAARAALGFSRPGGLTAAQLFRDAELCESDGTRLGPATARLLDTYRSLRILQRKVMLYTTSDGQGRRLGVTWFPLRGRNGRPRPPAGLICLLTDLTAIHALEEELHRRQSLSALGEMAAGIAHEFRNGLAIISGYGQMLQHAAAEPARGQATKILEQAAGLNNIATEFLSFARPMPVQLEAMALGPVLRQCVEAVEVQKFTNVAVSAEGRFPQVRGDGILLASAFLNLLRNACEAAGAGKGRGQVRVCAPGRAGTLERIQIIDSGPGVPADIADRIFVPFFTTKPSGTGLGLAMVHKIVTAHRGVVLLADGTRGHTVFEVRLPSCR
- a CDS encoding sigma-54-dependent Fis family transcriptional regulator, whose translation is MDSILVVEDKHELRAMLRAALTSEGYRVEEAADGHAALTALRHTQYDAVLTDLKLPGNNGIEILHAAREVSPATPVLLMTAYGSIEEAVQAMKDGAYDFIQKPLDLEQLALRLRRAIGEQKLQRQNVLLRQELAERYGLPKIIGDHDSMKQAAAALQRIATTATTVLLLGESGTGKELFARAVHQLSARAAEPFVAINCAAIPETLVETELFGHEKGAFTGANARKLGKFELAHRGTIFLDEIGEIPLAVQAKILRVLEEREFERVGGVQTVQVDVRIVAATNRDLEEAAHQKQFREDLYFRLSAFPIRIPPLRERGNDIIALAEAFLAQYSREFKKSRLRLSTAVRKLLLAYRWPGNVRELQNAIERAVILAEGTELRAADLQLRDVRKAPQQAAADLHLPDDFDWQGPLPEVLKRAGLILERRLLREALEQTGWNKQAAAQRLGITYKRLLTRMQATEV